The segment ACAGGCTGACTGAGATTGACCTGTCACCACTCAAAGACTGCAAACGCCTGCAGTGGCTGAACCTATCTGGCAACCTCCTGACCGGTGTCGATTTGCAGCCGCTCTCACTATGCACAGGACTCCGGGTGCTAGAACTGGCACAGAACCGGATGGGTAAGGTCGACCTCTCGCCGCTCTCCCTATGCAGTGAACTGGGAACACTTGTCTTATCGTCAAACCTAATCAGCAGTGCGGACTTGAGCCCGCTCAGGGAGTGCAAGGGACTCAAGCATCTCCATCTCACGAACAACAAACTGACCACTATTGACCTCTCGCCTCTGTCCGATTGCAAGAGCCTGCAAACGCTGTTCATTGACAGCAACAATCTGACCCATGTTGACCTCTCTGGTCTTCAGTCATGTGGGTTTCTTTGCTGTCTCAACCTCTCGCATAACCAGCTAGAAGAAGTAGACCTCAGTCCGCTATCGGGACTGTCCAATCTCTGTTTCCTGAGCATTGATAATGCAGGGATGATAGACGTCGACCTCACACCCATGGTCGAGTCATGGATTGATGAAATGAGAAAATGCAGGGATAGGCCAACGATCAATGTGAGAGAATCAGAGAGATACACCCGCGACATACTTGCCTATCTAGACCTAGACGGATGCCGCCGTCATACACTTCTTGAGATCTCTGACAATACCGTTCTGCTTGTCGACTCGACATACAGGCGGCAGATTGAGAGTGAGGACTTTCCCGAATTACATATCAGAGGAGAAGGAATATCCTGGGTGAGTGGTTCGGAGCTGGCTAGGAGGCTATACAACAGATATGGGTGGACCGGACTGCGGAAGAGACTGGAATTCCTCCCGAGAAAGGCGGCATTGAGTGCGCTCTCAATGAGCGAACTCGCGGGTCTAGATGCATCGGCGGAGGAGGTGATGTCTTGGATTCCGGAGGACATCTCTTTCACCGACGGTCTCTCGCAGGTCCACTCAATAGCAGTCGCGCGGCTTAGACAGCAGTTGGAGGAAAGCAGGGAGACGGAAGGGTTCGACGTTGAGGCGCTGAAGAGTACAGCGGCTGCAGTCCTGATTCCTCGAATCTTGGAGATAAGGGCGAGTGAGATTCGGTCTCTGACGCTGCGACTCGACGAGCGGGGAGAAGTGGACCTTCAGGACCTCTTGAAGACACACTATGGTCGTCGACTGGCACAGGAGTTAGGACTCTACCAGAAGACTGACATGACAGGACTCCAGAAGATACTGGACGCTTTCGCCCAGATTGGTCTTCGCATTGCAGTTCAGCACGAGCGGAGTCCAGACAAGGAGCCAGAATCATCAAGGTGATTGCGGGATGAAGATACGTACGGACTTTGTAACCAACAGCAGTAGTGCGATCTACATAGTAGAGAACAAGGGCCCATATACACTCACCATGCTGGACCTGCTAGAGGACGCTGCAGCAGGACCATGGGCGTATCTGGATTGGCCATACAAGGACGACTGGCCGCCTGATGTTGAGGTCCCTCCTCCTCCTAAAGACCCTGAATTACTCCAGCAGTTCCGGGAAGCCGTTGCCCGATTGGAGACGTTCCCGCCACATGTCAAAGTCGAGGTCGCAATCACGTACAGCGACGAGGGACCAATCTATTGTCCGCAAGGGCTTCGAAGTTTCAGTGGAAGGTTCAGGATCTGGGACATCACATAAGCCTGCAGGAGGGGAGTCGAAGTGGAGGTCCTCAAGACCGATGAACTGTGTGGGGTGAGAGCTCCTGGATACAACTACATCTTCAGGAAGAGCGACGGCCGCGCCATTCGCTGGGGCAGCACCATGCAAGAAGACCCATTCTGGGCACCGGTCCCGGAGCTGGCGGACATCTCTATCTCCAACCGGTGCTCAAACGGGTGTTCATTCTGCTATCGCGACTCGCGCCCTGACGGCTCTCTGATGACCAAGGAGGACTTCGGGTTCGTACTGAGTCAGATACCCGCGACCTTCCAGGTGGCGCTGGGCGGAGGAGAGCCGACTGAACACCCCGACTTCATCGAGTTCCTGAAGATGTCCCACGAGGCAGGCAAGGTACCCAACTACACGACCAACGGCACGAGGCTCACCCGAGAGATAGTCGAGGCGACCAAGAGGTACTGTGGAGCATCGGCGGTCAGCTGGTCTCCAACAGCGTTTGACGCGGTAGATGAGTTCGTCAGGGCTGGCGTCAAGACCAACATTCACTTTGTTGTGTCGGTCTCAACAATCGGAGAGGCCATCAGACTCCTTCAGAGCCCCGAAGAGCTGAGGCATCACGGGGTCAACGCAATTGTCTTCCTTCTCCACAAGGCAGTCGGTCGAGGGAAGCCAAAGGACACGCCCACAGTCGAACAGATGAGACCTTTGATGGTTGAGGCGTTCTCTGGTGAGGCACCGGTAGCCTTTGATGTGTGCTCAGTCCCACACATCGCAGCAGC is part of the Candidatus Thorarchaeota archaeon genome and harbors:
- a CDS encoding radical SAM protein, with translation MEVLKTDELCGVRAPGYNYIFRKSDGRAIRWGSTMQEDPFWAPVPELADISISNRCSNGCSFCYRDSRPDGSLMTKEDFGFVLSQIPATFQVALGGGEPTEHPDFIEFLKMSHEAGKVPNYTTNGTRLTREIVEATKRYCGASAVSWSPTAFDAVDEFVRAGVKTNIHFVVSVSTIGEAIRLLQSPEELRHHGVNAIVFLLHKAVGRGKPKDTPTVEQMRPLMVEAFSGEAPVAFDVCSVPHIAAAEKRGEVKVDWHLLDYCDGARFTVYVDEALNVSPCSFVKTSRFTENLRDRPMSKIWVGPKFEEFRRLLRQEPLVCHALSHAKEQDGARVTE
- a CDS encoding leucine-rich repeat domain-containing protein; this translates as MLAGTISRYRRDHDEGDGDRRGVQQCWGSSKGRETTRLLAMRIYVTGKVEGLTKEQVKALVESKGYEFHAFGPNTELLVYAGKPGRAKIARANSQGIRTMSWEEFATVLESSGNSASGVQGEHETGTLPHQSSDRYVAFPVEKRTKRTTFNVLRSSAFVWMNSMGLSRIDLAPVEGMANLERLYLQHNRLTEIDLSPLKDCKRLQWLNLSGNLLTGVDLQPLSLCTGLRVLELAQNRMGKVDLSPLSLCSELGTLVLSSNLISSADLSPLRECKGLKHLHLTNNKLTTIDLSPLSDCKSLQTLFIDSNNLTHVDLSGLQSCGFLCCLNLSHNQLEEVDLSPLSGLSNLCFLSIDNAGMIDVDLTPMVESWIDEMRKCRDRPTINVRESERYTRDILAYLDLDGCRRHTLLEISDNTVLLVDSTYRRQIESEDFPELHIRGEGISWVSGSELARRLYNRYGWTGLRKRLEFLPRKAALSALSMSELAGLDASAEEVMSWIPEDISFTDGLSQVHSIAVARLRQQLEESRETEGFDVEALKSTAAAVLIPRILEIRASEIRSLTLRLDERGEVDLQDLLKTHYGRRLAQELGLYQKTDMTGLQKILDAFAQIGLRIAVQHERSPDKEPESSR